From one Streptomyces sp. Q6 genomic stretch:
- a CDS encoding MMPL family transporter: protein MFAALGRFVVRRPWWVILGWVVVAAAVISFAPKLTSSSDEASFLPDSYESIEASEIQESQFPRQQNIGAVIVFQRSDGERLKATDSAEVVRVSRELADQKIPEVEAVVPGKPSPNGLVQTSMVAMPKLTDPSDTSQQDAVKTLRTDLQDEIRGTGLKAGITGSAATALDEADASERAGILVGVGTIVIIIVLLLVIFRSPIIALLPVVLIGLISPLATGLIASANKAFDMKADSSIQELLTVVLFGVGTDYILFLLFRYREALRAGENPKQGMVHAVERVGEAITSAAGAVIVAFAALALSSLGMLKSMGPALAIAVFVTLCAGLTLVPAVVSLLGTKVFWPSKSWQREPQGTGFAKLGSAIARRPAVWALVSALFMGVLALGALGYRANFDLATSALPKDKESMVALNDLEKGFPAGSTDPTSVYLTSDGGGRLTVAQTAAFRKALTEVDGVGTVSTATLSADGGAAAYSVVLDDPPASDAAMNTVRDDLRPAAHADAPEGTSAAVGGITAVYVDINKAVDRDYSVVFPVAALCIMVILGLLLRSLVAPWYLMLSVALGFGATLGATSFLFTQIGSQPGLMFMLPVIMYLFVVALGTDYNILMVSRLREEARAGRSPHEAAGTAVRHSGPTIASAGVILAGTFATLMLAGNSTLSQMGFALSFGIVIAAFVMAMIFTPALTALIGHAAWWPGHGDRAADADDAPPP from the coding sequence GGTCGGTTCGTGGTCCGCCGGCCCTGGTGGGTCATCCTCGGCTGGGTCGTCGTGGCCGCGGCCGTGATCTCGTTCGCCCCGAAGCTGACGTCCAGCTCGGACGAGGCGAGCTTCCTGCCCGACAGCTACGAGTCGATCGAGGCCTCCGAGATCCAGGAGTCGCAGTTCCCGCGGCAGCAGAACATCGGCGCGGTCATCGTCTTCCAGCGCTCCGACGGCGAGCGCCTCAAGGCCACCGACTCGGCCGAAGTGGTGCGTGTATCCAGGGAGTTGGCGGACCAGAAGATCCCCGAGGTCGAGGCGGTCGTGCCCGGGAAGCCGTCGCCGAACGGGCTCGTGCAGACGTCGATGGTCGCGATGCCCAAGCTCACCGACCCGTCCGACACCTCGCAGCAGGACGCCGTGAAGACGCTGCGCACGGACCTCCAGGACGAGATCAGGGGCACCGGCCTGAAGGCCGGCATCACCGGCTCGGCGGCGACCGCGCTCGACGAGGCCGACGCGTCCGAGCGGGCCGGGATCCTGGTCGGCGTCGGCACGATCGTCATCATCATCGTGCTGCTCCTGGTCATCTTCCGCAGCCCGATCATCGCGCTGCTGCCGGTCGTCCTGATCGGCCTCATCTCGCCCCTGGCGACCGGGCTGATCGCGTCGGCGAACAAGGCCTTCGACATGAAGGCGGACTCGTCGATCCAGGAACTCCTCACGGTCGTCCTGTTCGGCGTCGGCACGGACTACATCCTGTTCCTCCTCTTCCGCTACCGGGAGGCGCTCCGGGCGGGGGAGAATCCGAAACAGGGCATGGTGCACGCCGTGGAACGGGTCGGCGAGGCGATCACCTCGGCGGCCGGCGCGGTCATCGTCGCGTTCGCGGCGCTCGCGCTGTCCTCGCTCGGCATGCTCAAGTCGATGGGCCCGGCGCTCGCCATCGCGGTGTTCGTGACGCTGTGCGCGGGCCTCACGCTGGTCCCGGCCGTCGTCTCGCTGCTCGGCACGAAGGTGTTCTGGCCGTCGAAGTCGTGGCAGCGCGAGCCGCAGGGCACGGGGTTCGCGAAGCTGGGCTCGGCGATCGCGCGCCGGCCGGCCGTGTGGGCGCTGGTGTCGGCGCTCTTCATGGGCGTACTGGCCCTCGGAGCCCTCGGATACCGGGCCAACTTCGACCTGGCGACGTCCGCGCTGCCCAAGGACAAGGAGTCCATGGTCGCGCTGAACGACCTGGAGAAGGGGTTCCCCGCGGGCTCGACGGACCCGACGAGCGTGTATCTGACGTCGGACGGGGGCGGGCGGCTCACGGTCGCGCAGACCGCCGCGTTCCGCAAGGCGCTGACCGAGGTCGACGGGGTCGGCACGGTCAGCACGGCCACGCTCAGCGCGGACGGCGGGGCGGCGGCGTACAGCGTCGTCCTCGACGATCCACCGGCCTCCGACGCCGCGATGAACACGGTCCGCGACGACCTGCGCCCGGCCGCCCACGCGGACGCGCCGGAGGGGACGAGTGCGGCGGTCGGCGGGATCACGGCGGTCTACGTCGACATCAACAAGGCGGTGGACCGCGACTACTCGGTGGTCTTCCCCGTCGCCGCGCTCTGCATCATGGTCATCCTCGGCCTGCTGCTGCGCAGCCTGGTGGCGCCCTGGTACCTGATGCTGTCGGTGGCGCTCGGCTTCGGCGCGACGCTCGGCGCGACGTCGTTCCTGTTCACGCAGATCGGCAGCCAGCCGGGGCTGATGTTCATGCTGCCGGTGATCATGTACTTGTTCGTGGTCGCGCTCGGCACGGACTACAACATCCTGATGGTGTCCCGGCTGCGCGAGGAGGCCCGCGCGGGCAGGAGCCCGCACGAGGCGGCGGGCACGGCCGTCCGCCACTCCGGGCCGACCATCGCGTCGGCGGGCGTGATCCTCGCGGGCACGTTCGCGACGCTGATGCTGGCGGGCAACTCGACGCTGTCGCAGATGGGGTTCGCGCTGTCGTTCGGCATTGTGATCGCGGCGTTCGTGATGGCGATGATCTTCACGCCGGCGCTCACCGCGCTGATCGGGCATGCGGCGTGGTGGCCGGGCCACGGGGACCGCGCGGCGGACGCCGACGACGCGCCCCCGCCGTAG
- a CDS encoding SDR family oxidoreductase: protein MTGTALVTGASSGIGAAVAAALVRRGYTVYGTSRHPEKLDSPVPGVTYLPLDLADDASIEACAAAAGAVDVLVNNAGESQSGPFEELPMDAVKRLFQLNVFGAVRLSQLLLPGMRERRRGRVVMVGSMLASFPLAYRSSYVASKAAIKGFASAARREYSPYGVGITTVEPGSIATGISERRTQYVGERSPFRGAYDTMLAALNSHEAKGISAEKVAAKVVAVIEAGRVRPLYAVGSNAPVVFALRRIVSRGVSERMVARRHGLR from the coding sequence GTGACGGGCACCGCGCTCGTGACGGGCGCGTCCTCGGGGATCGGCGCGGCCGTCGCGGCCGCGCTGGTGCGGCGCGGATACACGGTGTACGGCACGAGCCGTCACCCGGAGAAGCTCGACTCGCCGGTGCCCGGCGTCACCTACCTGCCGCTCGACCTCGCCGACGACGCGAGCATCGAGGCGTGCGCGGCCGCCGCCGGCGCGGTGGACGTGCTCGTGAACAACGCGGGCGAGTCGCAGAGCGGGCCCTTCGAGGAGCTGCCGATGGACGCGGTGAAGCGGCTGTTCCAGCTGAACGTCTTCGGGGCCGTGCGGCTCAGCCAGCTGCTGCTGCCCGGGATGCGGGAGCGGCGGCGCGGACGGGTGGTCATGGTCGGCTCGATGCTGGCCAGCTTCCCGCTCGCCTACCGGTCCTCGTACGTCGCGTCGAAGGCGGCGATCAAGGGGTTCGCGAGTGCGGCGCGGCGGGAGTACTCCCCGTACGGCGTCGGCATCACGACCGTCGAGCCGGGGTCGATCGCCACCGGGATCAGTGAGCGGCGGACCCAGTACGTCGGGGAGCGCTCACCGTTCCGCGGCGCGTACGACACGATGCTCGCCGCCCTCAACTCCCATGAGGCGAAGGGGATTTCGGCCGAGAAGGTCGCGGCGAAGGTGGTCGCGGTGATCGAGGCGGGCCGGGTGCGGCCGCTGTACGCGGTGGGAAGCAACGCGCCGGTGGTGTTCGCGCTGCGGCGGATCGTCTCGCGGGGCGTGTCCGAGCGGATGGTGGCGCGGCGGCATGGGCTGAGGTAG
- a CDS encoding FAD-binding dehydrogenase, which produces MSDTGAETADVIVVGAGLAGLVATYELTRAGKRVLLVDQENAANLGGQAFWSLGGLFLVDSPEQRRMGIKDSYELALADWLGSAGFDREDEDHWPRKWAEAYVKFAAGEKRDYLYGLGLKVTPNVGWAERGAGTATGHGNSVPRFHLTWGTGPEVVRVFREPVLDAAARGLVTFKYRHQVDELIVEDGAAVGVRGSLLAPSDTARGVASSRETVGGFELRARAVVVTSGGIGGNHELVRKNWPVDRVGSPPETMVTGVPAYVDGRMIGITEGAGASVVNRDRMWHYTEGLKNWDPIWPGHGIRIIPGPSSLWLDAEGKRLPAPLFPGHDTLATLKHITATGHDHTWFILTRAIVEKEFALSGSEQNPDLTGKDLKLVLQRVKKGAPGPVQAFLDRGEDFVVRRNLKDLVEGMNRLTPSTPLDYAQVEREIVARDREIDNGYSKDLQLMAVKNARSYFFDRVTRVAKPHRLLDPAQGPLIAVRLHVLTRKTLGGLETTLDSQVVRPDGSVFDGLYAAGEVAGFGGGGVHGYNALEGTFLGGCIFSGRAAGRALARSLA; this is translated from the coding sequence ATGAGCGACACCGGTGCCGAGACGGCAGACGTCATCGTCGTGGGAGCCGGGCTCGCCGGGCTCGTCGCCACGTACGAACTGACCCGTGCGGGCAAGCGCGTGCTGCTCGTCGACCAGGAGAACGCGGCGAACCTGGGCGGCCAGGCGTTCTGGTCGCTCGGCGGGCTCTTCCTGGTCGACAGCCCCGAGCAGCGGCGGATGGGCATCAAGGACAGCTACGAACTGGCCCTCGCCGACTGGCTGGGGTCCGCCGGGTTCGACCGCGAGGACGAGGACCACTGGCCGCGCAAGTGGGCCGAGGCGTACGTGAAGTTCGCCGCCGGTGAGAAGCGCGACTACCTGTACGGGCTCGGGCTGAAGGTCACCCCGAACGTCGGATGGGCCGAGCGCGGCGCGGGCACCGCCACCGGGCACGGCAACTCGGTGCCGCGCTTCCACCTCACCTGGGGCACGGGCCCCGAGGTGGTGCGCGTCTTCCGCGAGCCGGTGCTCGACGCCGCCGCGCGCGGCCTGGTCACCTTCAAGTACCGCCACCAGGTGGACGAGTTGATCGTCGAGGACGGCGCGGCCGTCGGTGTGCGCGGCTCGCTCCTCGCCCCCTCCGACACGGCGCGCGGCGTCGCCTCGTCGCGGGAGACCGTCGGCGGCTTCGAACTGCGCGCGCGGGCCGTCGTCGTCACCTCCGGCGGCATCGGCGGCAACCACGAACTGGTCAGGAAGAACTGGCCCGTGGACCGCGTCGGCTCGCCGCCCGAGACGATGGTGACCGGTGTCCCCGCGTACGTCGACGGGCGGATGATCGGGATCACCGAGGGCGCGGGCGCCTCGGTCGTCAACCGCGACCGCATGTGGCACTACACCGAGGGCCTCAAGAACTGGGACCCGATCTGGCCCGGCCACGGCATCCGGATCATCCCGGGCCCCTCGTCGCTGTGGCTCGACGCCGAGGGCAAGCGGCTGCCCGCGCCGCTGTTCCCCGGGCACGACACGCTCGCCACGCTCAAGCACATCACCGCGACCGGCCACGACCACACCTGGTTCATCCTGACCCGGGCCATCGTGGAGAAGGAGTTCGCGCTCTCGGGCAGCGAGCAGAACCCCGACCTCACCGGCAAGGACCTGAAGCTGGTGCTCCAGCGGGTGAAGAAGGGGGCGCCGGGTCCGGTCCAGGCGTTCCTCGACCGGGGCGAGGACTTCGTCGTGCGCCGGAACCTGAAGGACCTGGTGGAGGGGATGAACCGGCTCACGCCGTCGACGCCCCTCGACTACGCGCAGGTCGAGCGGGAGATCGTCGCCCGCGACCGGGAGATCGACAACGGGTACTCCAAGGACCTCCAGCTCATGGCCGTCAAGAACGCCCGCTCGTACTTCTTCGACCGCGTCACCCGCGTCGCCAAGCCGCACCGGCTGCTCGACCCGGCGCAGGGTCCGCTGATCGCCGTACGGCTGCACGTGCTGACCCGCAAGACGCTGGGCGGCCTGGAGACGACCCTCGACTCGCAGGTCGTACGGCCCGACGGGTCGGTCTTCGACGGTCTGTACGCGGCCGGGGAGGTCGCCGGGTTCGGCGGCGGCGGTGTGCACGGCTACAACGCGCTCGAAGGGACCTTCCTCGGCGGCTGCATCTTCTCCGGCCGGGCCGCGGGCCGCGCGCTGGCGCGGAGCCTGGCGTGA
- a CDS encoding TetR/AcrR family transcriptional regulator produces MPITLRRARTRQRLLDAALHVFAEAGFGRSTVEQVCERAGFTRGAFYSNFSSLDELFLALWEERSARMLGDVRAALADIDPADPEVAVRAAIDANPVDDAWFRITAEFTAHALRTPGLRRVMAAREEAIRDAILPVFVAALDRLGRRVPDERALGDALVAVHDGTAVQVLMQPDDDAVRARRQALFMNVLNAYSTPKETR; encoded by the coding sequence ATGCCCATCACCCTGCGGCGTGCCCGCACCCGGCAGCGGCTGCTCGACGCCGCGCTGCACGTGTTCGCCGAGGCGGGCTTCGGCCGCTCCACCGTCGAGCAGGTCTGTGAGCGCGCCGGGTTCACCCGCGGCGCTTTCTACTCGAATTTCTCCTCCCTCGATGAGCTCTTTCTGGCCTTGTGGGAGGAGCGCTCCGCGCGGATGCTCGGTGATGTGCGGGCAGCCCTCGCCGACATCGACCCGGCCGATCCCGAGGTCGCGGTGCGGGCCGCCATCGACGCGAACCCGGTGGACGACGCGTGGTTCCGGATCACCGCCGAGTTCACCGCGCACGCGCTGCGCACCCCCGGCCTGCGCCGGGTGATGGCCGCGCGCGAGGAGGCCATCAGGGACGCGATCCTGCCGGTGTTCGTCGCCGCCCTCGACCGGCTCGGGCGGCGGGTGCCGGACGAGCGGGCGCTGGGCGACGCGCTGGTCGCCGTGCACGACGGGACGGCCGTGCAGGTTCTCATGCAGCCCGACGACGACGCCGTACGCGCCCGTCGCCAGGCCCTGTTCATGAACGTACTGAACGCCTACAGCACACCGAAGGAGACCCGATGA
- a CDS encoding TMEM165/GDT1 family protein translates to MHLDPVAIITAFGLIFLAELPDKTMFASLAMGTRMKPLYVWFGTSAAFAVHVAIAVGAGSLLGLLPGWIVKLVSGLMFLFGAFMLLRGGDDDEDGDEAGPKTVTGFWPVFGTAFMAVFIGEWGDLTQITTANLAATNGTWSTAIGSFAALISVSGLALIAGRFIAKRVPLKTVQRVGGVCMLGLAVWSFVEIFA, encoded by the coding sequence ATGCACCTCGATCCCGTGGCGATCATCACCGCCTTCGGACTGATCTTCCTCGCCGAACTCCCGGACAAGACCATGTTCGCCTCCCTGGCCATGGGGACGCGGATGAAGCCGCTGTACGTCTGGTTCGGCACCTCCGCGGCGTTCGCCGTGCACGTCGCCATCGCGGTCGGCGCCGGATCCCTGCTCGGCCTGCTTCCGGGCTGGATCGTCAAGCTCGTCTCCGGTCTGATGTTCCTCTTCGGCGCCTTCATGCTGCTGCGCGGCGGGGACGACGACGAGGACGGCGACGAGGCGGGCCCCAAGACCGTCACCGGTTTCTGGCCGGTGTTCGGCACCGCCTTCATGGCCGTCTTCATCGGTGAGTGGGGCGACCTCACGCAGATCACCACCGCCAACCTGGCCGCCACCAACGGCACCTGGTCGACCGCCATCGGGTCGTTCGCCGCGCTGATCTCCGTGTCCGGGCTCGCGCTGATCGCCGGCCGCTTCATCGCCAAGCGGGTCCCGCTCAAGACGGTCCAGCGCGTCGGCGGCGTCTGCATGCTCGGTCTCGCCGTGTGGTCGTTCGTGGAGATCTTCGCCTGA
- a CDS encoding SulP family inorganic anion transporter encodes MSASAPSTAPWPRGLVPDWIRDPTVWRTEVLAGLVVALALIPEAISFSIIAGVDPAIGLFASFTMAVTISVVGGRRAMISAATGAVALVIAPVNREHGFGYLVATVILAGVFQIVLGAVGVAKLMRFVPRSVMVGFVNALAILIFTAQLPQLTHVPWPVYPLLAAGLALMVFFPKLTRVVPAPLVSIVILTVVTVGAGIAVPTVGDQGALPSSLPTPGLPDVPFTLDTLTTVAPYALAMALVGLMESLMTAKLVDDLTDTRSNKTRESVGQGIANIVTGFFGGMGGCAMIGQTMINVRVSGARTRLSTFLAGAFLMVLCVVFGPVVSDIPMAALVAVMVMVSCATFDWHSIAPKTLKRMPAGEITVMVLTVVVVVATHNLAIGVVVGTITAMVVFAGRVARLADVTAVTDPDGGQVVYSVSGELFFASSGDLVTRFDYADDPDRVVIDLSATHVWDASSVAALDAVEAKYAQRGKQVTITGLNHPSARLHEKLSGELTGGH; translated from the coding sequence TTGTCTGCTTCTGCGCCCTCCACCGCCCCCTGGCCGCGCGGCCTCGTGCCCGACTGGATCCGCGACCCCACGGTGTGGCGCACGGAGGTCCTCGCCGGACTCGTCGTCGCGCTCGCCCTGATCCCGGAAGCGATCTCGTTCTCGATCATCGCGGGGGTGGACCCGGCGATCGGCCTGTTCGCCTCGTTCACGATGGCCGTGACCATCTCGGTCGTCGGCGGCCGACGCGCGATGATCTCCGCCGCCACCGGCGCGGTCGCCCTGGTGATCGCCCCCGTCAACCGCGAGCACGGCTTCGGCTACCTCGTGGCCACGGTGATCCTGGCCGGCGTCTTCCAGATCGTGCTCGGCGCGGTGGGCGTGGCGAAGCTGATGCGGTTCGTGCCGCGCAGCGTGATGGTCGGCTTCGTGAACGCGCTGGCCATCCTGATCTTCACGGCGCAGCTGCCGCAGCTGACCCACGTGCCCTGGCCGGTCTACCCGCTGCTCGCCGCGGGGCTGGCCCTGATGGTGTTCTTCCCGAAGCTCACCCGGGTCGTCCCGGCGCCGCTGGTGTCGATCGTGATCCTCACCGTCGTCACGGTCGGCGCGGGGATCGCGGTGCCGACCGTCGGCGACCAGGGCGCGCTGCCGTCGTCACTGCCCACGCCGGGCCTGCCGGACGTGCCGTTCACCCTGGACACCCTGACGACCGTCGCGCCGTACGCGCTCGCCATGGCGCTGGTCGGCCTGATGGAGTCGCTGATGACGGCGAAGCTGGTCGACGACCTCACCGACACCCGCTCGAACAAGACCCGCGAGTCCGTCGGTCAGGGCATCGCCAACATCGTCACCGGCTTCTTCGGCGGCATGGGCGGCTGCGCCATGATCGGCCAGACCATGATCAACGTACGGGTGTCGGGCGCCCGTACCCGCCTCTCCACGTTCCTCGCGGGCGCGTTCCTGATGGTGCTCTGCGTCGTCTTCGGCCCGGTCGTCTCGGACATCCCGATGGCCGCGCTCGTCGCGGTGATGGTGATGGTCTCGTGCGCGACGTTCGACTGGCACTCGATCGCGCCGAAGACCCTGAAGCGGATGCCCGCCGGTGAGATCACCGTCATGGTCCTCACCGTCGTGGTCGTCGTCGCCACCCACAACCTCGCCATCGGTGTCGTCGTCGGCACGATCACGGCGATGGTCGTCTTCGCCGGGCGGGTCGCCCGTCTCGCGGACGTCACGGCGGTCACCGACCCCGACGGCGGACAGGTCGTCTACTCCGTCAGCGGCGAACTCTTCTTCGCGTCCTCGGGCGACCTCGTCACCCGGTTCGACTACGCCGATGACCCCGACCGGGTCGTCATCGACCTGTCCGCCACCCACGTCTGGGACGCCTCGTCCGTCGCGGCCCTGGACGCCGTCGAGGCCAAGTACGCCCAGCGCGGCAAGCAGGTCACGATCACCGGCCTGAACCACCCCAGCGCCCGCCTTCACGAGAAGCTGAGCGGCGAACTCACCGGCGGTCACTGA
- a CDS encoding DUF5994 family protein: MRHERTEHPPRSGRPRTPGRPPARAARAAPADVPAGAVCGAWWPRSDALAVELAALTDVFDASRGRVTRVASQHGSWPEEPRTLLVTGHTVAVTWYSSGLDAHTIRLFSYGAGRWDLLVVPPHSRADTAARLMKAAADPALRLTGAALMAAEGPQGRGQ; the protein is encoded by the coding sequence GTGCGTCATGAACGCACCGAACATCCGCCACGGTCCGGCCGCCCCCGGACGCCCGGCCGTCCACCCGCCCGCGCGGCTCGCGCTGCGCCCGCCGACGTTCCCGCCGGGGCCGTCTGCGGGGCCTGGTGGCCCCGCAGCGACGCGCTGGCCGTCGAACTGGCCGCCCTGACCGACGTGTTCGACGCCTCGCGCGGTCGCGTGACCCGGGTCGCCTCGCAGCACGGCAGCTGGCCCGAGGAGCCGCGGACCCTCCTCGTGACGGGGCACACGGTCGCCGTCACCTGGTACTCGTCCGGGCTCGACGCGCACACGATCAGGCTGTTCTCCTACGGTGCCGGACGCTGGGACCTGCTCGTCGTCCCGCCGCACAGCCGGGCGGACACCGCGGCCCGCCTCATGAAGGCGGCGGCCGATCCCGCCCTGCGCCTGACCGGGGCCGCGCTGATGGCGGCCGAGGGACCGCAGGGCCGGGGTCAGTGA
- a CDS encoding acyl-CoA desaturase: protein MTVTGTTTVTASRDPSPEVSGSDAADALGRELDALRAEFITARGADDARYIHTVIAVQRGCEAGGRLALSVSLFPPAWLAGTGLLSVAKILENMELGHNILHGQWDWLGDPAIHSTTWEWDFVTPADAWKRTHNHLHHTYTNVVGRDRDLGYTVLRMSPDQPWHPVHLLQPLYTALLAPVFEWGIALYDLEADEMAVGRKSPRAFLADATAMAGKAVRQALKDYLLFPLLSGPSALPCLLGNLTANSARNVWAHTVIFCGHFPTDVHTFTYTEEQIEGESRGDWYRRQIQGSANIEGGPLLHVLTGNLSHQIEHHLFPDLPSNRYAQLAPRVREICARHGLPYVSGPLWRQYTSMWSRVLRHALPSHGRPGGGDHGRVERAVDDAPGQVREA from the coding sequence ATGACCGTCACCGGCACGACCACCGTCACCGCATCCCGTGACCCGTCGCCGGAGGTGTCCGGCAGCGACGCCGCCGACGCGCTCGGCCGTGAACTGGACGCGCTGCGCGCCGAGTTCATCACCGCGCGCGGCGCCGACGACGCCCGCTACATCCATACTGTGATCGCCGTGCAGCGCGGCTGCGAGGCGGGCGGCCGTCTCGCGCTCTCCGTCTCCCTCTTCCCGCCCGCCTGGCTCGCGGGCACCGGCCTGCTCTCCGTCGCCAAGATCCTGGAGAACATGGAGCTCGGCCACAACATCCTGCACGGCCAGTGGGACTGGCTCGGCGATCCGGCGATCCACTCGACCACCTGGGAGTGGGACTTCGTCACGCCCGCCGACGCCTGGAAACGCACCCACAACCACCTGCACCACACGTACACCAACGTCGTCGGCCGCGACCGCGACCTCGGCTACACCGTCCTGCGGATGAGCCCCGACCAGCCCTGGCACCCGGTCCATCTCCTCCAGCCCCTGTACACGGCGCTGCTCGCCCCCGTCTTCGAGTGGGGCATCGCCCTGTACGACCTGGAGGCCGACGAGATGGCAGTGGGACGCAAGAGCCCGCGCGCCTTCCTCGCCGACGCGACCGCCATGGCGGGCAAGGCGGTTCGCCAGGCATTGAAGGACTACCTGCTCTTCCCGCTGCTCTCCGGACCCAGCGCCCTGCCCTGCCTCCTCGGCAACCTGACCGCGAACAGCGCCCGCAACGTCTGGGCGCACACGGTGATCTTCTGCGGCCACTTCCCCACCGACGTGCACACCTTCACGTACACGGAGGAGCAGATCGAGGGCGAGAGCCGGGGCGACTGGTACCGGCGGCAGATCCAGGGCTCGGCGAACATCGAGGGCGGCCCGCTCCTGCACGTCCTCACCGGCAACCTCAGCCACCAGATCGAACACCACCTCTTCCCCGACCTGCCCAGCAACCGCTACGCGCAGCTCGCCCCACGGGTCAGGGAGATCTGCGCCCGCCACGGCCTCCCGTACGTCAGCGGGCCGCTGTGGCGGCAGTACACGTCGATGTGGAGCCGGGTGCTGCGCCACGCCCTGCCGTCACACGGCCGCCCCGGGGGCGGGGATCACGGACGTGTCGAACGTGCCGTCGATGATGCCCCGGGCCAGGTCCGTGAGGCGTAG
- a CDS encoding GAF and ANTAR domain-containing protein, giving the protein MISMAREQRLAEVFVEIADSLIDDFDVLDLLQRLSTRCVELLDVSAAGILLADAHGELQVIAASDEHTRLLELFALQHDQGPCVDCFHSGAARTNIDLREQRAAASWPRFTPRARGTGVIVTHAIPLRLRDRVVGALNMFQTDDHRLDDDDIALAQALADVATITILQQRTLERSHVENAQLDSALTSRILLEQVKGVLAERWDTSVDEAFQAFRRYARSHHLRLTDLARGIIDGTFDTSVIPAPGAAV; this is encoded by the coding sequence ATGATCAGCATGGCCCGGGAACAGCGGCTCGCCGAAGTCTTCGTCGAGATCGCGGACTCACTCATCGACGACTTCGACGTCCTCGATCTGCTGCAGCGGCTCTCCACGCGCTGCGTGGAACTCCTGGACGTCTCGGCGGCCGGCATCCTGCTCGCGGACGCACACGGCGAACTCCAGGTCATCGCCGCCTCCGACGAACACACCCGGCTGCTCGAACTCTTCGCGCTCCAGCACGACCAGGGCCCGTGCGTGGACTGCTTCCACAGCGGCGCGGCCCGGACGAACATAGACCTCCGGGAGCAGCGGGCGGCGGCGTCCTGGCCGCGCTTCACGCCGCGGGCCCGGGGGACGGGGGTCATCGTCACGCACGCCATCCCGCTGCGCCTCCGTGACCGGGTGGTGGGGGCGCTGAACATGTTCCAGACCGACGACCACCGCCTGGACGACGACGACATCGCCCTCGCCCAGGCGCTGGCCGACGTCGCCACCATCACGATCCTTCAGCAGCGCACGCTGGAGCGGTCACATGTGGAGAACGCCCAGCTGGACTCGGCGCTCACCAGCCGGATCCTGCTGGAGCAGGTCAAGGGGGTGCTGGCCGAACGCTGGGACACCTCGGTCGACGAGGCGTTCCAGGCGTTCCGCCGCTACGCCCGCTCCCACCACCTACGCCTCACGGACCTGGCCCGGGGCATCATCGACGGCACGTTCGACACGTCCGTGATCCCCGCCCCCGGGGCGGCCGTGTGA
- a CDS encoding GAF and ANTAR domain-containing protein, protein MTTSDGMAEVLRSLRPGSGVDPARAGTRALDVVGVAVSVFARTPVGPHATPAPEPLWCHPELSLRFDELQFTLGEGPGPDAVRFGVPVLEPDLERVRPERWPALLPAAQRLGVHGVCCFPLALGGARIGTLTLLCDGKRALSDRQLADANTLAAALTATLLNRRGPAGPNGTGSDGPLWPTTGLHRAVVHQATGMISVQLGATLEEALVRLRAHAYSSDRPLGDVAEDVVARRLRFDAVMDDDGYGPHSPAGGEG, encoded by the coding sequence GTGACGACCAGCGACGGCATGGCCGAGGTACTGCGGTCCCTGCGCCCGGGAAGCGGCGTCGATCCCGCGCGGGCCGGCACCCGCGCGCTGGACGTGGTCGGCGTGGCCGTCTCCGTGTTCGCCCGGACACCCGTGGGCCCGCACGCCACCCCGGCACCGGAGCCCCTGTGGTGCCACCCCGAGCTGAGCCTGCGGTTCGACGAGTTGCAGTTCACCCTCGGCGAGGGGCCCGGCCCCGACGCGGTCCGGTTCGGCGTCCCCGTACTGGAGCCGGATCTCGAACGCGTCAGGCCCGAGCGGTGGCCCGCGCTGCTGCCCGCCGCCCAGCGCCTCGGCGTGCACGGCGTGTGCTGCTTCCCGCTCGCCCTGGGCGGGGCCCGGATCGGCACGCTGACCCTGTTGTGCGACGGGAAGCGCGCCCTCAGCGACCGTCAGCTCGCCGACGCGAACACGCTGGCCGCCGCCCTGACCGCGACCCTGCTCAACCGGCGGGGCCCGGCCGGGCCGAACGGCACGGGCTCGGACGGACCGCTGTGGCCCACCACAGGGCTGCACCGGGCCGTCGTGCACCAGGCGACGGGCATGATCAGCGTCCAGCTCGGCGCCACGTTGGAAGAGGCCCTGGTGCGACTGCGCGCTCACGCCTACAGCAGTGACCGCCCCCTCGGGGACGTGGCGGAGGACGTCGTGGCCCGACGGCTGCGCTTCGACGCCGTAATGGACGACGATGGATACGGGCCTCATTCGCCCGCCGGTGGAGAGGGATGA